A section of the Melopsittacus undulatus isolate bMelUnd1 chromosome 3, bMelUnd1.mat.Z, whole genome shotgun sequence genome encodes:
- the GPR137B gene encoding integral membrane protein GPR137B: MEAPEWDPLKNDTLPPTLTPAVPPYVKLGLTIVYTVFYSLLFVFIYIQLWLVLHYRHKRFSYQTVFLFLCLFWASLRTVLFSFYFKDFVTANSLSPFIFWLLYCFPVCLQFFTLTLMNLYFTQVIFKAKSKYSPELLKYRLPLYLASLFISLLFLLVNLTCAVLVRTQNSERKIIVSVRVAINDTLFVLCAVSLSICLYKISKMSLANIYLESKGSSVCQVTSIGVTVILLYTSRACYNLFILSFSQTKKVNSFDYDWYNVSDQADLKCQLGDAGYIVFGVILFIWELLPTSLVVYFFRVRNPTKDLANAGMVPSHGFSPRSYFFDNPRRYDSDDDLAWNIAPQGAQGSFSPDYYDWGHQNNSFMAYIGSLQHDPALDTDRPSPI, encoded by the exons ATGGAGGCCCCTGAGTGGGACCCACTGAAAAATGACACCCTTCCGCCGACCCTGACGCCAGCTGTCCCTCCGTATGTGAAGTTGGGCCTGACCATTGTATATACTGTTTTTTATTCACTGCTTTTTGTGTTCATCTACATCCAGCTCTGGCTGGTCCTTCACTACAGGCACAAGAGGTTCAGTTACCAGactgtctttctgtttctgtgcttgttttggGCCTCTCTCAGGACTGTGctcttttcattttacttcaaaGACTTTGTGACAGCAAATTCTCTCAGCCCCTTCATCTTCTGGCTTCTCTATTGCTTCCCAGTCTGCCTCCAGTTTTTCACCCTCACCCTGATGAATCTTTACTTCACTCAG GTGATTTTCAAAGCTAAGTCAAAATATTCCCCAGAGCTACTGAAATACAG GTTACCCCTCTACCTGGCTTCTCTTTTCATAagtctcctcttcctcttggTGAATTTAACATGTGCAGTATTGGTGAGGACACAgaattcagagagaaaaatcattGTCTCTGTCCGGGTGGCAATTAATGACACGTTGTTTGTGCTGTGCGCTGTTTCACTCTCCATCTGCCTGTATAAGATTTCCAAGATGTCTTTAGCCAACATTTACTTGGAGTCCAAG GGCTCATCTGTCTGTCAGGTGACAAGTATAGGAGTGACTGTTATACTACTTTATACCTCACGAGCTTGTTACAACTTGTTCATCTTATCGTTCTCCCAAACCAAGAAAGTCAATTCTTTTGATTATGATTGGTACAACGTGTCAGATCAG GCAGATCTGAAATGTCAGCTGGGAGATGCAGGTTACATAGTGTTTGGAGTGATCCTTTTCATCTGGGAGCTCTTGCCTACTTCTTTGGTTGTGTATTTCTTCCGTGTTCGAAACCCTACAAAAGATCTG GCCAACGCGGGAATGGTCCCAAGCCATGGCTTCAGTCCCAGATCTTACTTCTTTGACAACCCCCGCAGATACGACAGTGATGACGACCTAGCATGGAATATTGCACCACAGGGGGCGCAGGGCAG tttctctCCAGACTACTATGACTGGGGCCATCAGAACAATAGCTTCATGGCTTACATCGGATCCCTTCAACATGATCCAGCCCTGGACACAGACCGGCCAAGCCCTATATAA